The stretch of DNA AATCTCAGCCAGTATGGAGCCATATACAAAGCTGTAATAAGCTGACAACCTTGAGAAGCAGAATTAGGATTAGTAATTAGATCTGTTGTATACAGGACTTTAAAAATACGAAGTTTGCATGGAAGTTCAAGTgaactttttttctcagcatCTGTAAGTATTTAAAACCAGTCACaaactatgtcccctccattaactcATCGacacctgggagtgagactctgtctaatgccagacgattttactcgtcaactggtaGACTCTTGAAAAGTCCTTTGTCTCATGTAAACAACGCACGGGAcaaaggacttttcatactttaTTGGTGCCActtttagcgacccaaaaatgGGTCGCTCAGCTagaccaatcagagtagtccttGTGGAtcccaggggatagagttgtcaatcaaaatttgccatttgCAGTGAGGCATCACTTTCAACATAATTGATGGCTGAAGCTACAGGATATTCTGAATTGCGTGGCTGTCAGAAGAAAACAATTCAAGCATATATCTGTCTTGCAGAGATTTGTTTGTGTCTGCACCAACCGGATCttggaaaagtctgacctttgagcTAGCCCCGTACGATTTTGATCGTTTACTTGGAAAGGATTGCAATGCTATTGTCTTCGCAATTTTTCCaatgatttcactcatgaaagatctaGTCTCTAGCCTCAATTGTCGTGGCATTAGAGCGTCATATGTAGGAGACGATTGTTCAAAGGAACAGTTGGAGGACATTTTAAATCTTTAGTATCATCTGGTGTCTGGAAGTCCCGAGGTAATTCTCAACAAGTATTGACACATATTTCATAgactgaaacaaaatatttcaaaatgtctCTTCATCGATGAGAGTCATGGCATCACTAAATGTAAGTTTCATTAAGATGTATCTCTACTTCTTTTCCCGGTCTAGCATGTCTCCTACACCTGAAccctacctgatctttcatgagtgaaatcaattgactttcttgaccatttgaagctttcccttacttgtTAATCTTCCGAACTAGAGTTTCATTTCTATCACttgagatctcctttccaagcggcgactcgagatttAAATaagcttttgttttatttcgcCTTTGTTTCTGATGCCATTAGCTCAAACTAAACAAATTTCCTCTCTCGATTTTggagaaacaaacatgtttgattgttttcgtcggaatgtGCCATTCAAGTGTAGAACTTGTAAAcgacgtcatcccctttttggcgcgaaacgtaaatgaaaaccttgcaagcCAGGCGAGTCGACTCCTCGCGACTTCGCTCGTTTATCCGCTTCGCGTCCAAAAAACCATGCTTCGTTCGCAAAAACATTCTCTCTTGGGATTCTCATAAGGTTGACTTAAGGCAGGTCTAGTCAattgggggtgtcctagggcaaCTGGGTTATGCTGTCCGTTTACAAGAGTGTCCATCGAAAAAGCTTTAATTGCAGTCGTAAAACCTGTTGGGttaggaaaatgaaagaaatgtccAGCAAACTGAATGTATCTATGTTTATGTAGAAAGAGATCTTGACTAAGCATTTTTTGGGCTCTTGTTTAGATTGCTCATACCCAAGTTCAGAGCAAACTGTTGGATCTTATTTACCATGGATTTCTGGTCTCAGTTATGGCAGCGTCACTTAGCCAGGTGAGTACACATgtatttcatgtttttttttcaaaattctttttttggtgaaagtttcttttctgAGTCTTTCACAAGCATGCAGACTCTGTAGTTTAAATTCCAACCAATGTATCTTTTTGTCACTGTAGTGGAATCGGCTTATGCCGTAATGGGTCACATTCAGTTCTGTGATTGACTGAGTAGAAACCATTGTTTTTAAAGGTCTACTAACTGTCACAGCAAATGTGATTGCTACAGCATTTATTATATCTACAGTATATAATAAATGCATGTTTTGCATCCATTTTTGACTCAAGCCTCTTTCAATTGCATGACGAACCTTGATTGAAGAGGTGACTGCTAGCTGTCTACAAGTTAATGTCTGATTTGTATTACTTTTAATGTACCCTTGATCTTGATCAGACTACAGATGAAGCCTTGATAGCAGCTACTGCCTACCTAGACCTGTTTTTGCGCAGCATCACTGATGCTAATCTGATGAAAGTTTTCTTGAAGTTTATTATGGTTGAGAGATCCGATGGGGTACCAATTCTAGAATTGTTGGTGTCTAGGATTGCACAGGAATCTCAGGTAAAACACTCTTTTCTTGTCCAATCAGTGTGTAAGTGTTAACATAACAGCTTAAAGTGTTTATCGCCTCAAAAAATTCTTTCTCAACAATTCTCTGCACTTGTCTAACAAAAATTTTTTGGTTTGCTATTAACTCATTCCTTCAAAGTCACTGTTTTAGAGGCTCCTAAaggtggaaaaaaaaagtggttGTAATTTGATCTACGACCGTGCAAGGAGGAGGACTGGGTTGACGTCgtagactgctttgcattgtaACAGCGATGCAAAGTAttgggccattttcgaaatatcaatattcagcttgatattgaggcagagaggacaaaaacagtAGAAACACGATGTGAAAAATATCGACGTATCGtcaactttcctttgtctttgtcttctacacttctctttcaagctgaattgtAATAcatcgaacgtggcctatttGTGACGTCAATTCGATATCGGATCCATTCCCCTGCCCCGTTAACTATGACCaattttcccgtctttcaaagtgaaaaaaaaaagtgaattttcaataaagaaaATTCTTAAGACGCAATAATAtgtttgggacgatttcggagagaATAAATAAGTGGACAGTTTGTTGAgatgataggcactttaagagaCAAGTTGAAGGgtcggaaaaggaaaaaaccgGCCCTCTATTGTTTTAATTCGTAAAACCAATTTATTTGTAGACTTGTAGTTGCTTGAGCTTTCTAGTATACATTAGAACCCATGACCACATAACTGCCTACAACACTACAGaatttaagtgaagctatgatcctcgcagttatgaacgcaattttagcaattgcgtagagaagcgtagagaagcctgaaaaaattcaggacttcaaccgggtttgaacccgtgacctcgcgataccggtgcgacgctctaaccaactgagctatgaagccattgatgctgggagctggtcatttgtgggttcaaatgtccacgtgatgaatgaatcaacgaacgaaatgatgtatgaaatgtatcatgaccagctcccaacatcagttgcttcatagctcatgatgttagagcgtcgcaccggcattgcaaggtcacgagttcaaaccccattgaagttctgaatttttcaggcttctctacgcaattgctaaaattgcgttcataactgcgaggatcatagcctcagttgatttcatatcgcagctcaatatatgattcatttcatatatcgttCGTTACTACAGAATTTATTACcaataagaaataaaatggaTTTTTCTTGAACTGCTTTCTTCCACAGCTCGCTGTTGTATCCTTGGGTTTGTTTTACACTCTCCTGGACCTGAATTGTGAAGACATTATGTATAGTTTGGTGTTAAAGTGAGTAAAAGTGCTGTTTTTGCTTTGACGACTGCAAAGGGCTCGAGTTTCTAGTGTTAACCGTCGGCCCCGTCTTGCAACCGTTGTTCTGTGAAACGGCTTACGTCGGCTTGCTGTTTCcgacgtttcacgtaaaatggaGTGAAGCTAGTGACTTTAGCTTGGCGTGACGCACGGCAACTCGGAATGGACTCAGTTAATCTCGAcacaaaatgaaaatccttacctgtcaaattttgcaagaTTCGATGAAGTTGTTTTGTGAGCCAAAGTCAACGTGAGTTCATGAAGGAAATTGCGGTAGAGTTAGTTATGAATAGTTATGAACGATCTTTAACCACGAAACCTAAATTTTCCCTGTTTGACTGACCGAAAACTGGTTTGGGGGTTCTTGTTTTCCACAAGCAACTTGTTACGTAGAAGaaaagcgagaaaaaaaaaatccacgtATACGGCGAACGCAAAAATGCCTTCTTTCACGTAGAAAGGGCAAGCGGCAACCGGCAAACGCCAAAAATGGCGAGAAAATCATGGCCGCGAGGTCATTTTTGCCGTTCGCGGGTCACGTTAACGTGATGCTATATCTCTCTAAAAATAAATGCGGCTAGACGTTAAAGATCCCTGACAGTCCTTGCGGAGAGTAGGCCACGGAGTTAGCGGTATTGTGGTCAGCCTTTCTTCTTACCATCTAATAAAGTTTCCACAAAACACAACATCGATCCGTAAAATTAGCATTGAATGAGGTTGCAGTGTTTTTATATGTGTTTTTGTATCTATTTCGCAGGTACCTCATTCCATGTACCCATATCCTCAGTAGCCAAAAGCGAACTATCAAGGAAGTAGACTTTTACAGCAAGAGTGCTTCCAAATTTTTGTCTCTCATCCCTGCTTGCTGCGGCAGCAGTCCATCGTCGCCTTCGTGGTCAACAGAAAACCAGGACACGAGTCCGAGGAAGTCGCCAATGACGATAGACGTAAAGACAAGCGAGCTTGTGTTCTACAGATCGACGCAACTCGAGTATCTTTACTCCGAGGTATGCATTGATTACATGGAATACTTAGCAGATGCGCGGAATTCGATTCGTGATTGCCAAGTTAGATGCGTTTGCTGGTGTGCACCTTACGATGGTCAAGTGCCATCCCCTCAGGAACCCCTGTTGGTCGCGCGGCATCGGTCTGCCTCGAACACGTCCGCACCGGTTGCCAATGGCATCATTCCAAATCAGGATCAGTCAGCATCTCTAGATGACACGCACATTCCGTTAAAACGATCCAAGTCGGTCACTGAACACGAACAGAAGCCGAGCCAGCCAGACCTGGGGTTGTTTTTAACAACGTTATTTCAGAAGTTGGAACAGATgccacagaattcattttacGTGAACCTAATTTTAACCGGGGTGGTCTCGAGGCTTGCGTTGTACCCTCAGCCGCTTCTCCGCTCGTTTCTCTTGAATTACAACATGGTTTTGAAGCCCGGTGTCCGATCACTGTTCCAGGTAAGTTTCTGTACATCCAGACAGCTTAAGCCGTGATGACGTTCACAAGAACTTGACATTGCTTGAAAACAGTATATTTCAGTTAATGAAGGAAAAATAATGTTCTATTCGCGCTGCACCGTTACTTATCCTACTCTGCCAAACAACAAACTGAAATAACCAAATTGAAAGTTTTGACACCATGAGACTACAACAGCGAAATTGTTCATTTTTCATATCttctttaaaaccgttcgtaggTAAGTAGCACAGTTGTGGGGatacgaaaatttggttttagcaAAGAAGGTGataaagctgacgtttcaatcGTTAGCCTACACTgagagcagtctctcttttgctcgaaAATCATAGAAACGAACGCGTACGTCCGCAGTATTTGCGGCCCACagcttcagccattttgaaagttcAACGTACGCGTTCGTTTACATTTTTTTGAGAGACTGCCCGCAGTCTGTCATTAGCTCTTCGTCAAATCACTTAGGACTAGTTCGGTTTTGAGCGACAAAAGCTCCAGgtagagcgattttcaaatgagtgtcgtaaaaccaaacccaaagtaattactttggccaatcgaaaaggacggaaacaatccagtaaaccaatcaaaactcgaagtaattacacgtagccgacacaaagcgcgggaaaatgtgctcgcgcgagccacgattgattttggtttcaattctgattggttgaaaaagtggcgcgcgaactttgaaccaaccactgaatgaagtaatcataaaccaaagtaattcgctaattactttcgacactcaattgaaaagcgctctagCACGCGCAATTGAGCGGTTCGTATTTTTGCGTATTGTTCCGTTATATTTAAAAGACTATTTGTTTCTTGATTGAAGTGCGTTGCATTAGGGCGATTAATTAAATACCTATTACTAACCGAGTTCAAGGCCCATACTGTAAAATTAAGGACCGAGTTAGTTTTTTCCGTTGATTTTCGCGCGGatccgtaattttacagtacggaccgaggaAACTGGGttagtaagatgtttattacATCTTTGTGGTAATCAGCCACCTTGGAAATGAAAGTAGTTGAAGTCAaacggaaggttcaactgccacaaagatttggttttatcaacggagttgataatgtaaattgcccaccgtacagagattctaaaagccgagcgttagcccttcgtcagagcgacgaagggctaaccctggaaacgtcagcttttagaatctctgtacggtggccaatttacattatcaactccgttgataaaaccaaatttttgtatactacttccccaccgacgcagcaccacagtttctttagaaactaccccctcctgccacaaagattgccaaTCCGAAAAAcgaatcttcttggctgtttggaatagttgcttgcaagatagaatacggcccgctaattaagccaatcacagcgcgcgtactatctgagagatataatagggacctttagattggaGGAGGTGGAcaactacgagtacgagttttctgtactgagcatgcgcataatgTTTGTcggccgacatttttcaagtgcgcgtgctcagaacggaaaattCGTACTACTAGTCGTCCTcggatctaaaggtccctaataactCGTTACTAAGAGGCATGTACATCTTAACAAGGCGTGAAGCATGATAATTTGCCTGGGCTTTTTATTTCCATCGCTGCAGATCCTTAGTTCCGTCAAAATTAAAGTGGAAAACATAGCAGAACAAACAGAGGGGCTCGACCGTCTTCTTCATCGCGCCAGGAAAAATCTTATTCTTCGCGAGGAAAAGAGCCGTGCGAGTATTCAAAGTGTGGTCATCGACATTCAACAGCCTGTGAAGGTGGCTAAACATCCTGAATCACGAAGCCCAGTAGCGATTCGCAAGATCTCGAGACAAAGAACAGACTCCTCGTTATTAAGTCGCGCGCGGTTTTTACAAGATGGACCACCGCCGAAAAGCTTCGGCAGCAAAGGCAGTCTTAGCTTCCGAAAACAATCCGTTGATCCCCGTGGAAATTCGCCAGAACGTAAGGCGCGTTTTGAGAGGCGTGGAAGCGCCAGTACAAGTTCTAGTCTTTCACTGAGCGAGTCGTGGGAGAGTTTAACGTCGTTGTATCCGGACTCTGGAAGCGCGACGGACATAAACGCGGATAACTTTCCCAAGCCCGGAACCGTGCGCAAGCTTTCCAGCCCTGTAAAGTTCGGGCAGAATTCACGGAAAAATTCGTTTGTCAAGAACCCGTTTCGAAGGAAAAACCCGAAAACTGTCAAGAACGCCGTGTATTGTATTGTGGTGTTGGAAGAGTGGCTTAAAGAACTGGCCGCCATTTCACAGGAGCACGCTTTGTTGCTTGGCAACGGAGACGAACATCCGGTTACGGCGTGAATATATATATCCGTGAGAAATGATAAATAACCAGAGGGATTTTTTGAACGGTAGATGTCACTCCGAGGGGCTACTTTCTCAAGTGATCGCTGATTATCGGTAGATAATCCATTGTTTTCGAACAAAGGCCACAATTTGCTGCTGAATGTATCCGTGGGAAATGATGAATAAACCCAGGGATAAGGATATAGTAGATGGTACTTGGGGAGACGATTTTTGATCGCTGATTATCCCAAATAATCCGACCTTAGCTTTTCCGAAAAAAATGCCGTAGTATATGCTGCAATGTGCAGGTATTGTTTTGCATTCAGGAAAGATGTACAATATTTTTTGCAGAAAGGAAGATCACTTCATAATTCAAAACGAAGTgtaaaattaagtattttgtaATTTAAGAGCTCAGAAAGGACATCTCAGAAGACTTTTAAGTGCGCGGTTTGCCGCTTTGCGAAATTACGGCCGAATTTCGAGCTAAAAATGCGCTCTAGGTATGGTATGGCTTATCCTAAGTCACAGAAAACAACGAAAACTTGGGGTCAAGGTGAAAGAAATTGTCCTCTTTCGATAGCACATCGCTTTAAATTTCTGTATAGGTCTTGTTTTCGTCGATTTGATATGGGGACTTTGAGATATACGGCGCTGACGAAAACGTTGAAACGCCGAAAGTTGcaagttttcgtttttcaattgtttttggGCTTTTTAAGAGTTTATCAAACGTAGGAAAGCTAGCCTAACTATTCATGAACTAAATTTGAAGGAACGGGGTTTGAAATAAGAGGGAATCAAAATGTACCGTCGTGTACTTATAGTTGAAGAGATGCAGACTCGAGTTTACGGCAAACGGTAGGAAAACGGGAGGCTGAAGATGCGTTGTACCAAAAAACCTGTTTGATTTTGGCTCATTTTCCTGCCTTTCAGCTACAAACGATGGTAAATTTCTCTGTTTTGCATCGAACTTGAGGTTTGGTCACATCTCTTTTCAGATTTGCAGAGAACGGGAAAGAAACGTGGAAAACTTCAAAATGAACCTGCAGAGCCGTTGTTTTACTCAGTTACTATTTTAGTGACGCGTGACGTCGTGAAATCTAGTGTCATCGTCGCCGTAGATCGATAAGTCCAGATCGAGTTGTAACCAAGGTTACCAAGTATGCTGAATGATTAATGTCATTTTAGCCGTTTTTGACCGAATCCCTTAGCTTGAGATTTACCTGGCGAGTGAACGAAAAATAAGGGGCGAGTTCGAAATTTGAAATCAATGGAAAAGTTCAAcaagaaaattacattttttttcgaGGTAACTGCGGTTTGAATTTTCACACAGACCGAGGACACATGCGAGATTGAAATGATGGTGCGCGGAATGCACGTGGCTAAAAATTCCCCCGCGCCGTTAGCAAGGGTAATGCTAATTCACGTGACTCTTGAATGCGATGcaaaccacaggtaacccaggctctctATCAGTGAAGATGTAGGGTTGGGGATGGGGAAATACAGGACACATATGGAACGAAAATCAAGTCTAGAAATTTGTAAGAAATTGCGCTtgaaaatcgataaaacttactaCATAGCTTTTGGTAGTTGTCCTGAATACTCACATGAAGTTTCATGCAAATAAGGTCCACTTCACCTTCTATACAAGGAAAACGGAAAGGTAGGAAGCTGACACTCTCATCTTGGCCCAATCGACCCAAATCCAGCACGATTTTTTCtacgaaaaccgaatccaatcgGTAAGTAAACACAGCCGGCTCGTGGAATAGGAAATGCCCGAAACCCTGAAACCACTAAAGGCCCTCCAGCTAGTAAACTCTGTTCCTGGCCAATGGCAAGTCGTGATTTACTCGTCACCAGTCACCCCAAGTTTAACCGTCGTTTTCAAACTAACCAGGGTGTGAGCCCCCCGGAGTATTAAGAACAACTACCAAAAGCCAtgtggtaagttttatcgatctTCATTCgcaatttctttcaaatttccaGACTTTATTTTCGCACCATATGTGTCCTGTATTCCCCTTGAAAACCCTACATTTTCACAAGTAGAGAGTCTGAGTTACCTGTGGATAAACCTGTTTGTTGAATAGTATGGCATTTTTCGGAAAAGCAAATTTGGCAAGGACTAGGGCTGTGTTATCGCGAGGTGATTGGCTTGCCAAGTGTTGTTGATTAAAATACGAGAATCGCATTTAAAAGTTTTTATAAATCAACGAATGGCGCGAAACTTAAACTTATTTATCTTCGCATGCGTACTTtggaaaattaactttaaaatttaaaagtcCATTTTTGTCTCCAAGACGTGTgttgtttccatgacaacgaaaataaaaattttgtaATCCATCAATTAAAATTACTCAATACGCTTACACTGTAATGTTTTTTATAAGTTCAAAACGAAGTAATTAGAGAGGtccattattttttttctaatacaTGATGTACATGACAGTTATATACTAATACATTCTGATTTTATCATATTACATGCAAATTTATTAACTTGTTTTACAATAGATTGATGTAGCTAATTGTAATGTCATCAAGCTTATGAAGTTTTTTTACCCGTTCAACCTTAAAGGCCGAGACAGAccaggcgacaagtcgcagcgacaggtctctgcgatAAGTCGCTCTGTGTGTGCTACTTGCAAAAGAAgccgctgcgacacgacgcctgttcgatgcacacgcagtgatcccGTATGAGGGGGGTATGtaaactagttttctaattcaatatggcggaccatatgacgctctctcgttggttcatttatattttgtcgcagcgacttgtttccGGAAGTGAACACACGGTGCggcaacgctgctttcgctaattttgtcgctgcaatCAGTCGCACAAATTCAAACTGGCTTGAATTCGTGCAGCTGATCGCAGCGTCAAAATTCTGCcacagcgacaatgatttttaCAAACTTAACCGTACTCGTGAGGCGAATTGTTCTGGAGACTTGTTCCCGCGACgggtcgcagcgacttatcgcgtagtgtgtcccggccttaaatTGCCGATGTCCGTGTTTATCTCTTGAATCTCCTCATCATCCAGGGAGCGTGTACCAAAAATCCGCCATGCAATTTGAGCTAATTGCGAGTTCGAATTTGCTGTCATTTTGGCTGATTCTTCACCTCCGTATTTGCTAGGTCATTTCTTGGTGGAAAGAAAATCATTTGCTCAGAAACTTGTGCCCTCTACCTTGAAAAAGACTTCATTTTATTCTTCGATTGATGTCTCAAAGCTTTATTTGGCCCCTAATTAAAAGTGTCGGTGAAAGCCTTTTATCTTCAAGGAACAAATTGCACGTCAATTCCATCTCTAAACTCCAGGGATCACAACCTGGAGTTTCTCGAATTGCTTTGTTTAGTTCCAgggtcccgtttctcgaaggcCCGCGCCCGTTCCAGTTTCATAAGCTCTCGAAGGCCCccgcccgtttctcgaaggccCGCGCCTTAGATAAAAAGTTGCAAACGGATCTCATCCTTTTGGATTTTTCCAAGGCCTTCGATTCTGTTTCCCACTCGCGTTTATTTATCAAGCTTCAACACTACGCGATTGACGGCCAAGTGTTCCACTGGTTGAAGGACTTCATGGCGAACAGAACACAATCTGTTGTAATCGATGGTCAGCAGTCTTCTTGTTGTTCCGTTACCTCGGGTGTTCCACAGGGGTCAGTGATAGGGCCCCTGTTATTCCTTCTTTTCATAAATGACA from Montipora capricornis isolate CH-2021 chromosome 9, ASM3666992v2, whole genome shotgun sequence encodes:
- the LOC138016545 gene encoding FHIP family protein v1g243165-like, with protein sequence MSLLKKLASLSPLQPPHAEAEKRQLGDGFAELGNSDNLRLVDVHWNNAKAIMALDEKTVGHQERCNILVYHLNEIVSVLVDEKDGDPGPCLQYVLDEDVFQNVYTWSTTNKNCVKDMKREQLVLFRSLIEKARAHLLIYEQVWKPLLYLLDSCINKISPDMEEHFVAVLKGLCVSVNRDIALLDLFFLDNHHHGRIAKMSVFSLLIPFVHREGNVGNWARDAMLLCMALSSVDARLGTYIAEETDFCPVLATGLSGLFSDLPTSLDIPSEDWYSLERGLWATFPELVSFLRSLEFCNNVIQIAHTQVQSKLLDLIYHGFLVSVMAASLSQTTDEALIAATAYLDLFLRSITDANLMKVFLKFIMVERSDGVPILELLVSRIAQESQLAVVSLGLFYTLLDLNCEDIMYSLVLKYLIPCTHILSSQKRTIKEVDFYSKSASKFLSLIPACCGSSPSSPSWSTENQDTSPRKSPMTIDVKTSELVFYRSTQLEYLYSEVCIDYMEYLADARNSIRDCQVRCVCWCAPYDGQVPSPQEPLLVARHRSASNTSAPVANGIIPNQDQSASLDDTHIPLKRSKSVTEHEQKPSQPDLGLFLTTLFQKLEQMPQNSFYVNLILTGVVSRLALYPQPLLRSFLLNYNMVLKPGVRSLFQILSSVKIKVENIAEQTEGLDRLLHRARKNLILREEKSRASIQSVVIDIQQPVKVAKHPESRSPVAIRKISRQRTDSSLLSRARFLQDGPPPKSFGSKGSLSFRKQSVDPRGNSPERKARFERRGSASTSSSLSLSESWESLTSLYPDSGSATDINADNFPKPGTVRKLSSPVKFGQNSRKNSFVKNPFRRKNPKTVKNAVYCIVVLEEWLKELAAISQEHALLLGNGDEHPVTA